The stretch of DNA CGCCGCACACGGCCCGCTGGTGCTGCTGCGGTATCACCTGGACGAGCTGAACGAGTGGCCGCTGAGAAGTGACGATCTGCCCGACGAGGCGCGGCCCCTGATCGTCCGCAGCGCCGCCGAGCTGCTGCGCCCCGGTACGCCGCACACCGTGAACCTTCAGCGCGGGGCCACTGGGCGCACCCACTGGCATCCTGTCGCGCCTCTGGCGGGCCTATGGCCTGAACATGCCGAGCTGGTGACAGCGGCCCGTCACGGCCCTGGCGGGGGCTGTGAACTGCTGGACGGCCTCGCGCACGGCACGGTGATGTGGCCGGCCCCCGTTAACCGCTCCATAGTGGCGTGGTACGTGACCCGGCATCCTGATGGCAGGCTGGACTACCCCGGCACGCCGGATTATCTGGACGCCCTGGAGGACGAGCTGCGCTATCTCGCCACCCGCGTCAGCACCAGCAAGCGCATGGGCTGGGAAGTTAGGGTGCGCCCGCTGCTGTGACGCCCCCGCCTCTGTTCTTTCTAAGGCCGTTAATTCTCCCCGCCGTCAATGCCCGTGAGGCAATGCCCGTTAAGCCCGTGTGGCAAAGCCCTTCCGGCCCAAAAGCTAATAATCCTGTGACCAGGAGGCGCGCCAGCGCCCCCGCCAGCGGCGGGGTACGAATCTCAATGAAAGCGTCTTCCCAGGGCCACGTCACGCCACAATCGCCAGCGGTCACGACCTGCGGGTTTTCCCTGTGCAGGACGTGGTAAACTGCCACAGTCGCGCCACTTGGCCACAGTCGCCCTGCCTACCCTGGCGGGGCGACTGTTTGGCAACACGGGCCGCAGTTAATCCTGTTCTGGACGCAACTTTCAACACGTTGAAACCGAGGCAAACAATTTCACCTAAAGCCGATTAGATGGAAATCTGATGTTTGGCCAGCGGGCGCCCGCATGCTCAGTCTCGCCGCCGCCGGGTGCGTGCCAGACTGCGGGCCGATGACCCGGAAAGCCAAGGCCGCCACGCCCGCGCCCACGCTTCAGCGCAAGCTGTTTCTGGGCGACAACCTCAAGGTGCTGCGCGCCGACATCCCCGACGAGTCGGTCGATCTGGTCTACCTTGACCCGCCGTTCAACAGCGCCGCCGACTACAACGTCCTTTTCCGTGACCAGGGCGACCAGCAGGACAGCGCGCAGATTCTGGCGTTCACTGATACCTGGAAGTGGGGGCCGGACGACGACCAGCTCCTGCTTGAACTGTCCCAGATCAACGGCGAGCTGGCCCGCTTCCTGACCGACACCGTGACCCGGCTGGGCCGCAACGACCTCAGCGCCTACCTGGTCATGATGACTGCCCGCCTGGTGGAGCTGCGGCGGGTGCTGAAGCCCACGGGCAGCCTGTACCTGCACTGTGACCCCACCGCCAGCCACTACCTCAAGACGGTGCTGGACGTGCTGTTCGGGCCGCAGAACTTCCGCAACGAGATCACTTGGAAACGCAGCACAGCCCATAGCGACACCAAGCAGGGACGCAAGGGCTACGGGAACATTGCCGACATCATCCTGTACTACACCGTCTCAGATGAGTTCGCCTTCAATCCCGTTTACACCGACTACAGCGTTGAGCAGCTTGCGAAATATAACCAAGTAGATGCGGATGGGCGTAAGTACACGCTCGACAACATCACGGGACCCGGCGGTGCCTCCAACGGCAATCCCAGCTACGAGGTGATGGGTGTCGTCCGGTTCTGGCGCTACAGCAAGGAGCGCATGCAAGCTCTGATTGATGAGGGGCGCATAGTTCAACCACGCCCCGGAGCTGTTCCACGCTATAAACGCTACCTGGACGAGATGCCGGGCGTACCTCTCCAGAATGTCTGGGATGACATCCCGCCGCTTAACTCCCAGGCACAGGAGCGGCTGGGCTACCCCACTCAGAAACCCCTCGCCCTGCTTGAGCGCATCGTGTCGGTCAGCAGCAACCCCGGTGACGTGGTGCTGGACCCGTTCTGCGGCTGCGGTACCACGGTCTGCGCGGCAGAGAAGTTGGGCCGTAACTGGGTGGGCATCGACATCACGCATCTGTCGGTCGCGCTGATCAAGGCCAGACTCCGCCGCGACTTCGCCCTGGAGGCGGGCGACTATCAGGAAGAAGGCACGCCGACCACGGTGGACGGCGGCCAGTACCTGTTCGAGCAGGATGCCTTCCAGTTCCAGTTCTGGATTTTGGGCGAGATCGGCGCGCAGCCGTTCGGCGCAAGCGCAGGCAACAAGAAGGGCAAGAAGGGCGCGGACGGCGGCATCGACGGCCAGATGTTCTTCGTCAAGCCTGACCGCAGCAAGGTGGAGAAAGTGATCGTCAGCGTTAAGGGCGGCAAAAACCTCACGGCGGGTATGGTGCGCGACTTGGCGGGCGTGCTGACCAAAGAGGACGCGGCTATCGGTATTTTCGTCTGTCTGGCGAAACCTACAGCGGGCGTTCTCAAGGAGGCCGCCCAGCAGGGCGGATACGAGTACGGCGGGAAGATGTTCGCCCGCGTCCAGGTGCTGACCGTTGAGCAAATCCTCGGCGGCCAGCAGCCCGACATTCCCAAAGGCGCGGTCAATGTCAGCTACGAGCAGAAGGCACAGAAGACCCTGGCGACCGAGAGCAAGAAGAAGGGCATGACCAGCCTGTTCTGAGCGTCAGCACCGGCCA from Deinococcus aerolatus encodes:
- a CDS encoding DNA methyltransferase, whose protein sequence is MTRKAKAATPAPTLQRKLFLGDNLKVLRADIPDESVDLVYLDPPFNSAADYNVLFRDQGDQQDSAQILAFTDTWKWGPDDDQLLLELSQINGELARFLTDTVTRLGRNDLSAYLVMMTARLVELRRVLKPTGSLYLHCDPTASHYLKTVLDVLFGPQNFRNEITWKRSTAHSDTKQGRKGYGNIADIILYYTVSDEFAFNPVYTDYSVEQLAKYNQVDADGRKYTLDNITGPGGASNGNPSYEVMGVVRFWRYSKERMQALIDEGRIVQPRPGAVPRYKRYLDEMPGVPLQNVWDDIPPLNSQAQERLGYPTQKPLALLERIVSVSSNPGDVVLDPFCGCGTTVCAAEKLGRNWVGIDITHLSVALIKARLRRDFALEAGDYQEEGTPTTVDGGQYLFEQDAFQFQFWILGEIGAQPFGASAGNKKGKKGADGGIDGQMFFVKPDRSKVEKVIVSVKGGKNLTAGMVRDLAGVLTKEDAAIGIFVCLAKPTAGVLKEAAQQGGYEYGGKMFARVQVLTVEQILGGQQPDIPKGAVNVSYEQKAQKTLATESKKKGMTSLF